Proteins from a single region of Theobroma cacao cultivar B97-61/B2 chromosome 10, Criollo_cocoa_genome_V2, whole genome shotgun sequence:
- the LOC18586420 gene encoding adenosine kinase 2 — MAYEGILLGMGNPLLDISAVVDEDFLNKYDIKLNNAILAEDKHLPMYEEMANKYDVEYIAGGATQNSIRVAQWMLQIPGATSYMGCIGKDKFGEEMKKNSKLAGVNVHYYEDETAPTGTCAVCVVGGERSLVANLSAANCYKSEHLKRPENWALVEKAKYFYIAGFFLTVSPESIQLVAEHAAAKNKVFMMNLSAPFICEFFRDVQEKALPYMDYVFGNETEARTFSKVHGWETDNVEEIALKISQWPKASGTHKRITVITQGADPVVVAEDGIVKLFPVVLLPKEKLVDTNGAGDAFVGGFLSQLVQEKPIEECIRAGCYAANVIIQRSGCTYPEKPNFS, encoded by the exons ATGGCTTACGAAGGTATTCTTTTGGGCATGGGAAACCCACTTCTTGACATCTCTGCTGTTGTTGATGAAGACTTCTTAAACAA GTATGACATCAAGTTGAACAACGCTATTCTTGCGGAGGACAAGCACTTGCCAAT GTATGAGGAGATGGCCAACAAGTATGATGTGGAGTATATTGCTGGAG GTGCTACTCAAAATTCTATCAGAGTTGCCCAG TGGATGCTTCAGATCCCTGGTGCAACTAGTTACATGGGTTGCATTGGTAAGGACAAGTTTGGAgaggaaatgaagaaaaactcaAAGCTCGCTGGTGTTAAT GTGCACTACTATGAGGACGAGACAGCACCAACAGGGACATGTGCTGTCTGTGTTGTTGGTGGTGAGAG ATCACTTGTTGCCAACTTATCAGCTGCAAATTGTTACAAATCAGAGCATTTGAAGAGGCCAGAAAATTGGGCACTAG TTGAGAAGGCAAAATATTTCTACATTGCTGGGTTTTTCCTTACCGTATCCCCTGAATCCATCCAACTTGTTGCTGAACATGCTGCTGCAAAGAACAAG GTTTTCATGATGAACCTTTCTGCTCCATTCATCTGTGAGTTCTTTAGGGATGTGCAGGAGAAAGCTCTTCC GTACATGGATTATGTCTTTGGTAATGAGACTGAAGCTAGAACATTCTCAAAGGTTCATGGCTGGGAG ACTGATAATGTTGAGGAGATTGCTCTAAAGATATCTCAATGGCCTAAGGCATCGGGAACACACAAGAGAATTACTGTTATCACCCAGGGGGCAGATCCTGTTGTGGTTGCTGAGGATGGAATAGTGAAATTATTCCCTGTTGTCTTATTACCAAAAGAGAAGTTGGTTGATACCAATGGAGCAG GGGATGCATTTGTTGGTGGATTTTTGTCACAGCTAGTCCAAGAGAAGCCCATTGAAGAATGCATAAGAGCTGGTTGCTATGCGGCAAATGTTATCATCCAAAGGTCAGGTTGCACATATCCTGAAAAGCCCAACTTCAGTTAA
- the LOC18586421 gene encoding auxin-induced protein 15A, which produces MKSKGLRKCLCKCRNVGASVLKYTIWGHIRDWSIWSCLHEEIYIPVDVPRGHLVVYVGEDCKRFVIKISLLEHPLFKALLDRAEEVFDFSASSKLCIPCDENIFTIILQCVAASQQQDQRPQFCF; this is translated from the coding sequence ATGAAAAGCAAAGGTTTAAGAAAATGTCTCTGTAAGTGCAGAAATGTTGGTGCAAGTGTTCTAAAGTACACAATCTGGGGTCATATTAGAGATTGGAGTATCTGGTCTTGCTTGCATGAGGAAATCTATATTCCCGTAGATGTCCCCAGAGGTCATCTAGTTGTATATGTAGGTGAAGACTGCAAGAGATTTGTCATCAAGATAAGCTTACTGGAGCATCCTCTCTTCAAAGCATTGCTTGATCGCGCCGAGGAAGTGTTTGATTTTTCTGCCAGCTCTAAACTTTGCATTCCCTGCGATGAGAACATTTTCACAATCATTCTTCAGTGTGTAGCTGCCTCTCAACAACAAGATCAAAGGCctcaattttgtttctaa